A DNA window from Legionella sp. MW5194 contains the following coding sequences:
- the secA gene encoding preprotein translocase subunit SecA, producing MLNTLIKKMFGSRNERTLRRMEKTVLSINALEPAMKALSNEQLAAKTAEFKQRFSRGESLDQLLPEAFAVVREVSVRTMGLRHFDVQMIGGMVLHEGNIAEMRTGEGKTLVGTLPAYLNAISGRGVHVVTVNDYLAKRDSQWMGPIYEFLGLTVGVIAPDMSHAAKQQAYRADIVFGTNNEFGFDYLRDNMAFSLSDKVQRELNFAIVDEVDSILIDEARTPLIISGAAEGSSELYMKVNKLIPQLKKQEEEGDGGDYTVDEKQKQAHLTEAGHQHIEELLMKEGLLDEGESLYHASNIILMHHVNAALKAHAMFHRDVDYIVKDGQVVIVDEHTGRTMSGRRWSEGLHQAIEAKELVPIQHENQTLASITFQNYFRLYDKLAGMTGTADTEAYEFQQIYNLEVVVIPTNKPMRRQDQADLIYLGLEDKYQAIIDDVKDCMARKQPVLVGTASIEASELLSQLMKKAGIKHQVLNAKFHEKEAQIIAEAGRPGAVTIATNMAGRGTDIVLGGSLAAELAMLPDGASEAERQAIKEDWQTRHDDVIKAGGLRIIGSERHESRRIDNQLRGRAGRQGDPGSSRFYLSLDDNLMRIFASERVINMMRRLGMKPGEPIEHNLVTKAIENAQRKLEGHHFDVRKQLLDYDNVANNQRRVIYTQRAAIMAMTDPKEVVDAMREEVIYTLVDNFIPPQSLEDQWNLDGLSKTLYEDFQVRADVADWVEKDHALQPEQIKERVFNLCYERYQEKEKQAGREVLAQFEKSVILQTMDNHWREHLASMDHLRQGIHLRGYAQKDPKQEYKREAFALFTMMLDTLKYEIIRLLTSVQVQTEEDVQAIEEQRRSEQVQNVQLLRQSEEDGEERAEGMEDHTPYRREGQKIGRNDPCPCGSGKKYKSCHGSLV from the coding sequence ATGCTGAATACGTTGATAAAGAAAATGTTTGGGAGTCGTAACGAGCGGACTCTGCGGCGCATGGAAAAAACCGTCCTCAGCATCAATGCCCTTGAGCCTGCAATGAAGGCTTTGTCCAATGAACAGCTTGCCGCGAAAACAGCGGAGTTCAAACAACGTTTTTCCCGGGGGGAATCACTTGACCAATTGTTGCCAGAGGCCTTTGCTGTGGTGCGTGAAGTGTCTGTCCGCACCATGGGGCTTCGTCATTTTGATGTGCAGATGATTGGCGGTATGGTTCTGCATGAAGGGAATATCGCTGAAATGCGTACCGGGGAAGGTAAAACCCTGGTTGGTACTTTGCCGGCTTATTTAAATGCCATCAGCGGGCGCGGGGTTCATGTCGTCACTGTGAATGATTACCTGGCCAAGCGCGACAGTCAGTGGATGGGACCCATTTACGAATTTTTGGGCTTAACCGTGGGCGTCATTGCGCCGGACATGTCGCATGCTGCCAAGCAGCAGGCTTACCGTGCTGACATAGTCTTTGGTACCAACAATGAATTTGGTTTTGATTACCTGCGCGACAACATGGCGTTCAGCTTAAGCGACAAGGTGCAGCGCGAATTGAATTTTGCCATCGTCGACGAGGTGGATTCCATTCTGATTGATGAGGCGAGAACACCGCTCATCATTTCCGGTGCGGCGGAAGGAAGTTCTGAGCTGTACATGAAAGTCAATAAACTGATTCCCCAATTGAAAAAGCAGGAAGAAGAAGGGGACGGCGGCGATTATACGGTGGATGAGAAGCAGAAACAGGCTCACCTCACCGAAGCCGGGCATCAGCATATTGAAGAACTGTTGATGAAAGAAGGCCTGCTGGATGAAGGTGAAAGTTTATACCACGCCAGCAATATCATTCTTATGCATCATGTCAATGCGGCATTGAAAGCGCATGCCATGTTCCATCGCGATGTGGACTATATCGTCAAAGATGGCCAAGTGGTCATTGTTGACGAACACACCGGCCGTACCATGTCGGGTCGACGCTGGTCAGAAGGCCTGCATCAGGCCATTGAAGCCAAAGAGCTGGTGCCCATCCAACATGAAAACCAGACACTGGCATCCATTACTTTCCAGAACTATTTCCGGCTGTACGACAAGCTGGCGGGGATGACCGGTACGGCGGACACCGAAGCTTATGAGTTCCAGCAGATTTATAATCTTGAAGTGGTGGTTATTCCGACCAACAAGCCGATGCGCCGTCAGGATCAGGCTGATCTCATCTACCTGGGCCTTGAAGACAAATACCAGGCCATCATCGATGACGTGAAAGACTGCATGGCGCGCAAGCAGCCGGTTCTTGTTGGAACGGCTTCCATTGAAGCATCCGAATTATTAAGCCAGTTAATGAAGAAAGCGGGCATTAAACATCAGGTGTTGAATGCCAAATTCCATGAAAAGGAAGCACAGATTATTGCAGAGGCCGGGCGTCCGGGTGCAGTCACCATTGCCACCAACATGGCAGGACGAGGTACCGACATTGTTCTTGGCGGCAGTCTTGCAGCAGAGCTGGCCATGTTGCCTGACGGGGCTTCTGAGGCTGAACGTCAGGCCATTAAAGAGGATTGGCAAACACGTCATGATGACGTGATCAAGGCCGGAGGCTTACGCATTATCGGTTCTGAACGTCATGAGTCCCGTCGTATCGATAACCAGTTACGAGGCCGCGCCGGCCGTCAGGGCGACCCCGGCAGCAGCCGATTCTATTTATCACTCGATGACAATTTAATGCGTATTTTCGCTTCCGAACGGGTCATTAATATGATGCGTCGTTTAGGCATGAAGCCTGGAGAGCCGATTGAGCATAACTTAGTCACCAAAGCAATTGAAAATGCGCAGCGTAAACTCGAAGGCCATCATTTCGATGTCCGAAAACAGCTGTTGGATTATGACAACGTCGCCAATAACCAACGGCGGGTGATTTATACCCAACGCGCGGCCATCATGGCCATGACCGATCCAAAGGAAGTGGTGGATGCCATGCGCGAAGAAGTCATTTATACCCTGGTGGATAATTTTATTCCCCCGCAAAGCCTCGAAGATCAATGGAATCTGGATGGGTTGTCCAAAACCCTGTATGAAGATTTTCAGGTCAGAGCCGATGTGGCGGACTGGGTTGAAAAAGATCATGCCCTGCAGCCGGAGCAGATTAAAGAACGTGTCTTTAACTTATGCTATGAGCGCTATCAGGAGAAAGAGAAACAGGCTGGCCGTGAAGTGCTGGCGCAATTTGAGAAATCGGTTATTCTCCAAACCATGGATAATCATTGGCGTGAACATTTAGCGTCCATGGATCATTTGCGTCAGGGCATTCATTTACGCGGCTACGCTCAGAAAGATCCGAAACAGGAGTATAAACGTGAAGCCTTTGCCCTGTTTACCATGATGCTCGATACCCTCAAATACGAAATCATCCGCTTGCTGACCTCGGTGCAGGTTCAAACGGAAGAGGACGTCCAGGCCATTGAAGAGCAGCGTCGTTCCGAGCAGGTCCAGAATGTGCAGTTACTGCGTCAGAGCGAAGAGGACGGCGAGGAGAGGGCGGAGGGCATGGAAGACCATACGCCTTATCGCCGTGAAGGACAAAAAATAGGACGCAATGATCCTTGCCCCTGCGGTTCTGGTAAGAAATACAAGAGTTGCCACGGAAGTTTGGTGTGA
- a CDS encoding NAD-dependent epimerase/dehydratase family protein, whose protein sequence is MKKALVTGGMGFIGNHLAHRLLKAGVEVIILDKNIDKPGYYDVRDALIIEGDVLSKALLHDLLNEVDACFHLAALASIALCERDWLFSHAVNALAFNYLLDEIRLRDKRPKLVYASSAAVYGDSRTLPLEEKEPPHPVSNYGCDKLCNEMYAGMMSRMAGVSSIGLRFFNVYGPGQSATNPYSGVISHFKQAILTHQNLTIYGDGQQTRDFIYIDDVVDALIKAASVDCSEAFVFNICSGEAITIESLARLMLKLTHSQGKIDFLPARGGDLVHSLGKTELAQKQLGFKAKTQIEDGLKQFLNDSC, encoded by the coding sequence ATGAAAAAAGCACTTGTTACGGGAGGAATGGGCTTTATCGGCAATCATCTCGCTCACCGGCTGCTTAAGGCAGGGGTCGAGGTCATCATTCTTGATAAAAACATCGACAAGCCAGGGTATTATGACGTGCGTGATGCGTTGATTATCGAGGGCGATGTGTTGTCAAAAGCGCTGTTGCATGATCTGCTCAACGAGGTCGATGCCTGTTTTCATCTGGCTGCCCTGGCGTCCATTGCCCTGTGCGAGCGGGATTGGCTCTTCAGCCATGCCGTGAATGCATTGGCGTTTAATTATCTGCTCGATGAAATCAGGCTGCGGGATAAACGTCCCAAACTGGTCTATGCCTCCTCGGCGGCGGTGTACGGCGACTCAAGGACCCTGCCTCTGGAAGAAAAAGAGCCGCCTCATCCTGTTTCCAATTACGGCTGCGACAAACTTTGCAATGAAATGTATGCAGGAATGATGTCACGAATGGCCGGCGTTTCTTCCATTGGGCTGCGATTTTTCAATGTGTACGGCCCTGGTCAATCCGCCACCAATCCCTACAGCGGTGTCATAAGTCACTTCAAACAGGCGATTTTGACACACCAAAACCTGACCATTTATGGTGATGGCCAGCAAACGCGCGATTTTATTTACATCGATGACGTGGTGGATGCGTTAATAAAAGCCGCCAGTGTCGATTGTTCAGAGGCTTTCGTATTTAATATCTGCAGCGGAGAGGCAATAACTATTGAATCCTTAGCCAGGCTAATGCTTAAATTAACCCATTCACAGGGTAAAATTGACTTCTTGCCTGCCCGCGGCGGCGATTTGGTACACTCCCTGGGTAAAACGGAACTGGCGCAAAAGCAACTGGGGTTTAAGGCTAAAACGCAAATTGAGGATGGTTTAAAGCAATTTTTAAACGATTCCTGCTAA
- a CDS encoding DMT family transporter: MFSRSKGVLYCLLSGLFFGLIGYFGITVIHEHISVYTMLFWRFMVAGLFIALIMLWQRDGLKLTRRDFLTILSHGIFFYGACSILYFIAANYIGSGLAMVVFFTYPALVMLINKLVYKLPFNLIYCVSLLIIFSGMVFLVQGGQFHFNPLGIVLSILSALLYALYILASKKSRVSPLPSTLVLCLGCMIISLITALLDRSFTWPASLSVWGNILGIGILCTALPILLLLNGLKLISSTQASILSVLEPVFVVIFGILLLGEQVSLLQMAGVSIILLGSLLSLLNERQ, translated from the coding sequence TTGTTCTCACGATCGAAAGGCGTTCTTTATTGCCTGTTATCCGGATTGTTTTTTGGTCTAATCGGTTATTTTGGCATTACTGTAATTCATGAGCATATTTCTGTTTACACCATGTTATTCTGGCGATTCATGGTGGCCGGGTTATTTATTGCCTTGATCATGCTTTGGCAAAGGGATGGGCTAAAATTAACGCGCAGGGATTTTTTAACGATTCTAAGTCATGGGATTTTTTTCTATGGCGCCTGCTCCATCCTGTATTTTATCGCGGCAAACTACATCGGTTCCGGGCTAGCCATGGTCGTTTTTTTTACTTACCCCGCCTTGGTGATGTTAATCAACAAGCTTGTCTACAAGCTCCCTTTCAACCTGATTTATTGTGTTTCCTTGTTGATTATTTTCAGCGGCATGGTGTTTTTGGTGCAGGGCGGACAGTTCCATTTTAATCCCCTTGGCATTGTTTTAAGCATTCTCTCCGCGCTGCTTTATGCGCTTTATATTTTAGCCAGTAAGAAAAGCCGTGTATCGCCCCTGCCCTCGACCCTGGTGTTATGCCTGGGATGCATGATCATTTCCTTGATAACCGCCCTGCTTGATCGATCCTTTACCTGGCCTGCAAGCCTGTCGGTTTGGGGTAATATTTTGGGCATCGGTATCCTGTGCACAGCCCTGCCCATTCTTCTGCTGCTCAATGGTTTAAAACTGATTAGCTCCACCCAGGCATCCATTTTGTCAGTTCTTGAACCGGTGTTTGTGGTCATCTTCGGTATCCTGCTCCTGGGTGAACAGGTTAGCCTCCTGCAAATGGCAGGCGTCAGTATTATTCTGTTAGGCTCTCTTTTGTCGCTGCTCAATGAACGGCAATAA
- the mutT gene encoding 8-oxo-dGTP diphosphatase MutT, whose product MKVAVAVIVDKNQRILITRRPAHASHGGMWEFPGGKLEEGEAAEQALCREIDEEVGIQINKSTCLGEINHQYPHRTVTLVVFLVDEFTGLATCREKQMGLCWVPFEQLSDYSFPEANYKIVQLLKAHASFSAEHSL is encoded by the coding sequence GTGAAAGTCGCTGTTGCCGTTATAGTAGACAAAAACCAGCGTATTCTAATTACCCGTCGTCCCGCCCATGCCAGCCATGGGGGGATGTGGGAGTTTCCCGGTGGTAAGCTTGAAGAAGGTGAGGCAGCCGAGCAAGCCTTGTGTCGTGAAATCGATGAAGAAGTGGGCATTCAAATCAACAAGTCGACATGCCTCGGCGAAATCAATCACCAATATCCCCATAGAACAGTGACGCTGGTTGTGTTTTTGGTGGACGAATTCACCGGTCTTGCGACCTGCCGCGAAAAGCAAATGGGCTTGTGTTGGGTACCTTTTGAGCAGCTCTCTGATTATTCATTTCCTGAAGCCAATTATAAAATTGTGCAATTACTAAAGGCGCATGCCTCTTTTTCCGCTGAACACTCGCTATAA
- a CDS encoding glycosyltransferase yields MNDFLYGLAYYFTSLFSMGNIKSFLFIFFPFVFLLELPFYVLTILYSIRGWINLHFKGEFARGYYPIVTIVITAYNETYEEILTTMRAVGEQIYPGKIETMIIVDNAVKNIKTAQYAKQLAAQFGKLPNRFFTVIERQTRGGHASSMNLGLKLAKGEVLIMLDADTSIDNQTVAKAAAHFIDPNVIAVSGAVRVRNYKDSILTRLQAIEYMIGIQLGRFGLTELNVTNNISGAFGVFRTGFLKQIGGWLNGTAEDLDLTLRLHVYVSRYTHLKIVHEPFAIAWTAAPVKLKTLLKQRLRWDGDLYYIYVRRHWRKFSPALMNRMKMFFFSWYGLYYQLVLPFIVLLYSILLFLQYSLTVVVAVNILVYCYYLLTGLLMYVLFLLLVSERPRQDAKMIGWVLLMPIYQQFMRYMATIFILNEIIFKGHKDSSMAPWWVIKRTK; encoded by the coding sequence ATGAATGATTTTCTCTATGGGCTGGCCTACTACTTTACCAGTCTGTTTTCCATGGGAAACATCAAAAGCTTCCTGTTTATCTTTTTTCCGTTTGTATTTTTGCTTGAGTTGCCATTTTATGTGTTGACGATACTTTACAGTATCCGGGGTTGGATTAACCTGCATTTTAAAGGCGAGTTTGCCCGAGGCTATTATCCGATTGTCACCATCGTCATTACAGCCTACAACGAAACCTATGAAGAAATCCTGACCACGATGCGTGCGGTAGGCGAGCAAATCTATCCGGGTAAAATCGAAACAATGATCATTGTCGATAATGCTGTAAAGAATATAAAAACCGCTCAGTATGCAAAACAATTGGCCGCGCAATTTGGGAAGCTGCCGAATCGCTTTTTTACAGTCATTGAACGCCAGACTCGCGGCGGCCACGCCAGTTCCATGAACCTGGGTCTTAAACTGGCCAAGGGCGAAGTATTGATTATGCTGGATGCGGATACCTCCATTGACAATCAGACTGTCGCCAAGGCCGCGGCTCATTTTATTGATCCCAATGTCATTGCTGTTTCCGGAGCAGTCAGGGTAAGAAATTACAAAGACTCCATACTGACAAGGCTTCAGGCCATTGAATACATGATCGGGATTCAGTTGGGTCGTTTCGGTCTAACCGAATTAAATGTAACCAATAATATTTCCGGTGCTTTTGGTGTTTTCCGCACTGGTTTTTTAAAACAGATTGGCGGCTGGTTAAATGGCACTGCGGAAGATCTGGATTTAACCCTGCGTCTGCATGTTTACGTCAGCCGATATACCCATTTAAAAATAGTCCACGAACCCTTCGCCATTGCCTGGACGGCGGCGCCTGTCAAATTAAAAACCCTGCTGAAGCAACGCTTACGCTGGGATGGGGATTTGTATTATATTTACGTGAGGCGGCATTGGCGTAAATTCAGCCCGGCCCTGATGAATCGCATGAAAATGTTCTTCTTTAGCTGGTATGGTCTGTATTACCAATTGGTGCTGCCGTTTATTGTTCTGCTTTACAGCATTCTATTATTTCTGCAATATAGCCTGACGGTGGTTGTCGCTGTTAACATCCTGGTTTACTGTTATTATTTGCTGACCGGACTATTGATGTATGTGTTATTTTTACTGTTGGTCTCGGAAAGGCCGCGGCAGGATGCCAAAATGATAGGCTGGGTGCTATTAATGCCCATTTATCAGCAGTTCATGCGTTACATGGCGACCATTTTTATTTTAAATGAAATCATTTTTAAAGGACATAAGGATTCTTCAATGGCCCCCTGGTGGGTTATAAAGAGAACCAAATAA
- a CDS encoding HlyD family secretion protein, which yields MGIHFRKKAPSDQLPVQYGEGIRTPPKMRWILLVLILSIPLAILLYQLINEYVFIRFSGLIAYDTIIIRAPDEGYIENLNVQPGQKVRKGEMILKFISPETLTKLQYLEKEKERITDLMNSLGDQTPDNLENLLDVAKKDIESSKAVYERFVKYVNKGDMAELQLEEARKNWVNAQRNYAALEQQIQEAKLQSKTLLEVNYKRKILEIESNIAEVKDKIAHFTILAPQPGTIMSISTHQDEYVSAGQNLMTIVTERNMRIIAFIDPKYAEEVYQNKQVTITFPGNEKIEGRIINTPSYAEKVPLSQINPLATRENKLIAIIRPDETIPQIYQVFGIPVTIELE from the coding sequence ATGGGAATTCACTTTCGTAAAAAAGCGCCGTCAGACCAATTGCCAGTCCAGTATGGCGAGGGGATCCGTACGCCTCCCAAGATGCGCTGGATTCTTCTGGTACTTATTTTAAGTATTCCTTTGGCTATTTTGTTGTATCAATTAATTAATGAATACGTTTTTATCCGTTTTTCAGGATTGATAGCTTACGACACCATCATTATCCGTGCGCCTGATGAAGGTTACATTGAAAATCTGAATGTGCAACCGGGACAAAAGGTCAGGAAAGGCGAGATGATTTTAAAATTCATTTCACCGGAAACCCTGACCAAACTGCAGTACCTGGAGAAGGAAAAAGAACGCATCACCGACCTGATGAACTCCTTGGGCGATCAAACGCCAGACAATTTGGAAAATTTACTGGACGTCGCTAAAAAGGACATCGAATCCAGCAAAGCCGTCTACGAGCGCTTTGTTAAATACGTCAATAAAGGCGATATGGCGGAGCTGCAGTTGGAAGAGGCCCGGAAAAACTGGGTAAATGCGCAGAGAAATTATGCGGCGCTTGAACAGCAGATTCAGGAGGCGAAACTGCAGTCGAAAACGCTCCTTGAGGTCAATTATAAACGCAAGATTTTAGAGATTGAAAGCAATATTGCGGAAGTAAAAGATAAAATCGCTCATTTTACCATTCTGGCTCCTCAACCCGGCACCATCATGAGCATTTCAACGCATCAGGACGAGTACGTGTCTGCCGGTCAAAATTTAATGACCATTGTGACTGAGCGCAATATGCGCATCATTGCATTCATTGATCCAAAATACGCCGAAGAAGTGTATCAGAACAAACAGGTCACCATCACGTTCCCGGGCAATGAGAAAATCGAAGGGCGCATCATTAATACCCCCAGTTACGCGGAGAAAGTTCCCTTGTCGCAGATTAACCCATTAGCCACCCGCGAGAATAAATTGATTGCGATCATTCGTCCCGACGAAACCATTCCCCAAATATATCAGGTCTTTGGTATACCCGTGACCATCGAATTAGAATAA
- a CDS encoding GGDEF domain-containing protein: MAQDNNGYLITRQLTAKTLPDGIIPIESINQLPPQGCLFVLIDFNDGYTLNVIHDIRQKENYQLSPVFYSGTPPEHAEQLLDGPFTDDLFSRAKAIQDKIQLVKAVHKEKISDFEQLICSYLFVREEYILRGFLDYRSPSGFQYPLLDILGFHEDAQHYWYMLQGMESRKLLKHETLIDEIQTCPHCRSGLLNFKNCCPNCQSVHIAVQSFIHCFSCGNVGPLSEFLHHEELVCSRCHVKLRHIGIDYDKPMEDKICQDCQHAFFEAAVNAVCMVCEKLSDPGDLQAKRLYEYRLARRGEALAKGIDQHLIVELGQFLKLIDLSIFMMVVKWQTILARRYDQLIYSLFALKVTNEEELINQLGMFKTEKLLMEFFERVRTLLRDSDLVTRDNKTVIFFLPMTPQQGCDIIHERIRAFAEIQSENKINISVGMMSSWDVIKNDIGSDLLLAELYNRINNNE; the protein is encoded by the coding sequence ATGGCGCAGGATAATAACGGGTATCTAATTACCCGCCAATTGACAGCGAAAACGCTGCCAGACGGGATTATTCCCATTGAAAGCATCAATCAGCTGCCGCCTCAGGGCTGTCTTTTTGTCCTTATTGATTTCAATGACGGCTATACTCTGAATGTGATCCACGACATCAGACAGAAGGAAAATTACCAGCTGTCCCCTGTTTTTTATAGCGGTACGCCGCCTGAGCATGCCGAGCAGCTTCTGGACGGGCCTTTTACCGACGATCTGTTTTCTCGGGCCAAAGCCATTCAGGATAAAATCCAGTTAGTTAAAGCCGTCCATAAAGAAAAAATCAGCGATTTCGAGCAATTAATATGCAGTTACCTGTTCGTGAGAGAAGAGTACATTCTGAGAGGTTTTCTGGATTATCGCTCACCTTCCGGCTTCCAATACCCCTTGCTGGATATTCTTGGATTTCATGAAGATGCTCAGCACTATTGGTACATGCTGCAGGGGATGGAGTCACGAAAACTCCTAAAGCATGAGACTTTAATTGATGAAATCCAGACCTGCCCGCATTGCCGATCCGGTTTGCTAAACTTTAAAAATTGCTGTCCCAATTGCCAGTCTGTCCATATTGCCGTGCAATCATTCATTCATTGTTTTTCCTGTGGAAATGTCGGTCCGTTGTCTGAATTTCTTCACCACGAAGAATTGGTCTGCAGCCGCTGCCATGTGAAACTCCGGCACATCGGCATCGATTATGACAAGCCGATGGAGGATAAGATTTGCCAGGATTGTCAACATGCTTTCTTTGAAGCCGCGGTCAATGCCGTTTGCATGGTTTGTGAGAAACTCTCTGATCCCGGTGATTTGCAGGCGAAACGGCTGTATGAATACCGTCTCGCACGACGCGGGGAGGCGCTCGCCAAGGGGATTGATCAGCATTTGATTGTCGAACTGGGCCAGTTTTTGAAACTCATTGATTTGAGTATTTTTATGATGGTTGTCAAATGGCAAACCATTCTTGCACGACGCTATGATCAATTAATTTACAGTCTTTTTGCCCTAAAAGTAACCAATGAAGAGGAATTAATCAACCAGCTGGGGATGTTTAAAACCGAAAAACTGTTGATGGAATTTTTCGAGCGGGTGAGGACTTTATTACGCGACAGTGATTTGGTGACGCGTGACAATAAAACCGTCATCTTCTTTTTACCCATGACCCCTCAGCAAGGTTGCGATATTATCCATGAGCGCATCAGGGCGTTTGCTGAAATTCAGTCTGAGAATAAAATTAATATCAGCGTCGGTATGATGTCGTCCTGGGATGTGATAAAAAATGATATCGGATCGGATTTGCTGCTGGCGGAATTGTATAACCGGATCAATAACAATGAATGA
- a CDS encoding DMT family protein: MNALLTTIILLVGSNTFMTMAWYGHLKQQSSKPLIVIILLSWLIAFFEYTLMIPANRIGFNQAHLSLPQLKIMQEVITLSVFLPFAVFYMGQRVHLNFLWASLCLLGAVYFIFKPMAS; this comes from the coding sequence ATGAATGCGTTGCTGACAACAATAATCTTGCTGGTGGGTTCCAATACCTTCATGACCATGGCCTGGTATGGTCATTTGAAACAGCAGAGCAGCAAGCCGCTGATAGTGATTATCCTTTTAAGCTGGTTGATTGCCTTTTTTGAATACACATTGATGATCCCCGCCAACCGCATTGGCTTTAACCAGGCTCACCTGAGTTTACCGCAGCTTAAAATCATGCAGGAAGTGATTACCCTGTCGGTGTTTTTACCTTTCGCTGTTTTTTATATGGGGCAGCGGGTGCATTTGAATTTTTTATGGGCCTCGCTCTGTTTGCTGGGAGCTGTGTATTTTATTTTTAAACCCATGGCGTCCTAG